In a genomic window of Gammaproteobacteria bacterium:
- a CDS encoding DNA-binding protein — MRQELITYDLFCQATQKMQEQGEKISVRTIHSHIGGSFAKLAGFLKRWRAEQAHAQSLIDHELSTNLKQAILAEIGKAVAETKSKLEAQIAQDGEQLDEAHEALARQEKTLEEYEQQINALQQQVGVMQQIQSQHVARIALLERKLEESIQQHHEIDKKAVIAETRCLELEKQLFRQEKDTAQKNKSKDKKSAISSAASI, encoded by the coding sequence ATGCGCCAGGAACTCATCACGTATGATTTATTTTGCCAAGCCACCCAAAAAATGCAGGAACAGGGTGAAAAAATCTCAGTTCGCACCATCCATAGCCATATCGGCGGCTCTTTCGCCAAGCTAGCCGGATTCCTGAAACGTTGGCGGGCAGAACAAGCCCATGCCCAATCCCTGATAGACCACGAGCTATCTACCAACTTGAAACAAGCCATATTGGCGGAGATAGGCAAGGCCGTCGCAGAAACAAAATCCAAACTAGAGGCACAAATTGCGCAAGATGGAGAGCAGCTTGATGAAGCCCATGAAGCACTTGCGCGGCAAGAAAAAACATTGGAGGAATATGAGCAGCAAATAAACGCACTCCAGCAACAAGTTGGCGTAATGCAACAAATACAATCACAGCATGTTGCAAGAATTGCGCTGCTAGAAAGAAAATTAGAAGAATCCATACAACAGCATCACGAAATAGACAAAAAAGCGGTGATTGCCGAAACACGCTGTCTGGAGCTTGAAAAACAACTATTTAGGCAAGAAAAAGACACTGCACAGAAAAATAAGTCGAAAGATAAAAAAAGCGCAATTTCAAGCGCAGCCAGTATATAA
- a CDS encoding TraI domain-containing protein, with product MENILNTLLPCQSGEIIARQPILQTHLTQLKSLISAPRDIYQELYLATLYRFMEFCQAMPFAVEQPTPFSLLIRQLELAITALQLRRGRMLPTHSESETIAEQEPLWTYALFSSCLFKEILRLQHDRTVTLYRNTSEQLGLWSVAAGNLFEPATYYKITAPAANPMITDSNICLGILIGKIIPSVGLRWLASHPNVYGSWQNAIQENATTFQNILLDLIAQAASAITYPLGSQQVTPPIATQIDSFLKTSEHIPKENILECFINWLTEKIMTDEGKSSSVYLLRLPEGLFVGNDWLQAFCNSHQRYAPVTALLAQLADMGAIKSVNTVKYCSIHFERRDILEGVVIAEAYLNETLKSLPIREDFVPDPTFIGD from the coding sequence ATGGAAAATATATTAAACACTTTGTTACCGTGCCAATCAGGAGAAATTATCGCCAGGCAACCTATATTACAGACCCATTTGACACAGTTGAAAAGCCTGATTAGTGCACCTCGTGATATTTATCAGGAACTATATTTGGCCACGCTGTATCGTTTTATGGAATTTTGCCAAGCTATGCCCTTTGCTGTAGAGCAACCAACACCGTTTAGTCTTTTAATACGACAGTTAGAGTTAGCAATAACAGCACTCCAGTTACGTCGTGGTCGAATGTTACCAACACATTCTGAAAGCGAAACTATTGCAGAGCAGGAACCCTTATGGACCTATGCTTTATTCAGCAGTTGCCTGTTCAAAGAGATTTTGCGTTTGCAGCATGATCGTACTGTTACCCTGTATCGCAATACCAGCGAACAATTAGGGTTGTGGTCAGTTGCGGCGGGTAATTTGTTCGAACCCGCAACCTATTACAAAATTACCGCTCCAGCAGCTAACCCGATGATAACTGATAGCAATATATGCCTGGGTATACTGATTGGTAAAATCATCCCCTCAGTAGGGCTACGCTGGTTAGCCAGTCATCCTAATGTGTATGGCAGCTGGCAAAATGCGATCCAAGAGAATGCAACGACATTCCAAAATATATTACTTGATCTAATAGCTCAAGCGGCAAGCGCTATAACTTATCCGCTTGGCAGTCAACAAGTAACGCCTCCAATCGCAACCCAGATTGATTCCTTTCTAAAAACGTCAGAGCACATCCCAAAAGAAAATATTTTAGAATGCTTTATTAATTGGCTAACGGAAAAAATAATGACGGATGAGGGCAAGTCATCTTCAGTTTATTTACTACGTTTACCCGAGGGTTTGTTTGTAGGCAATGATTGGCTACAAGCCTTCTGCAACAGTCATCAGCGTTATGCGCCTGTGACTGCATTGCTAGCTCAATTAGCTGACATGGGTGCTATAAAGTCAGTCAATACGGTGAAATATTGTTCTATCCATTTTGAGCGTCGCGATATCTTGGAAGGTGTTGTTATCGCTGAAGCCTATTTAAACGAAACCTTGAAATCCTTACCCATTCGAGAGGATTTTGTTCCTGACCCTACATTCATTGGAGACTAG
- a CDS encoding AcaB family transcriptional regulator, with translation MSVEKFEEMTITTTEQPTHELEKKFHLTGDVCLTIHTKSAYSLFDGTWKYQEMGLLQFAELMRNLCFAARKDDPYAESYLLKTYDAILAMHKDIQKIESYCAQQLTQVRGFEVPVFSNTQFHKKALRFYTPFSYMGARLIADLDYTLRQAYSLKQMGILLDRDKLPARLMPKIRMLFGLARRWHYHGITRKDVLENNQIAQRAKTDMGDISAAVLQKKIRFVFLPRPLWQSYLEK, from the coding sequence ATGTCCGTTGAAAAATTTGAAGAAATGACGATAACAACCACAGAACAACCAACTCATGAATTAGAAAAAAAATTTCATTTGACAGGTGATGTGTGTTTGACCATTCATACCAAAAGTGCGTATTCCTTATTTGATGGCACTTGGAAATATCAGGAAATGGGCTTGTTACAATTCGCTGAATTGATGCGCAACCTCTGTTTCGCTGCTCGCAAAGATGATCCTTATGCAGAGAGTTATTTATTGAAAACGTATGATGCCATCCTGGCGATGCATAAGGATATCCAGAAGATAGAGTCTTATTGCGCCCAACAATTAACTCAGGTGAGGGGATTTGAAGTGCCGGTATTTTCAAATACCCAATTCCACAAAAAGGCATTGCGTTTTTACACGCCCTTCAGTTATATGGGTGCGCGCTTAATTGCTGATCTTGACTATACCTTACGTCAAGCATACAGTTTAAAACAAATGGGAATATTGCTTGATCGAGATAAATTACCCGCGCGCTTAATGCCGAAAATTCGTATGTTGTTTGGCTTGGCACGACGCTGGCACTATCATGGTATAACTCGAAAAGATGTGTTAGAAAATAATCAAATAGCGCAGCGGGCAAAAACAGACATGGGCGATATTTCAGCAGCCGTTTTGCAAAAGAAAATCCGGTTTGTTTTTTTGCCACGCCCGCTTTGGCAGAGCTATTTAGAAAAATAG
- the ssb gene encoding single-stranded DNA-binding protein, with the protein MTSLNQVMLIGNLGKAPEVLKASKSGVFVRISLATTKKYTNDKGEAQQATQWHTVYFSNKLGKIAADHLSKGATVYVSGELRHSEWQDKDNQKRFSSAVFATDLKFLSKKVTEKTESTEDFSQTIETADSEPSVKSLLHYLQSALQQQPAQNCA; encoded by the coding sequence ATGACTTCACTTAATCAAGTTATGCTCATTGGCAATTTAGGCAAAGCCCCTGAGGTGTTAAAAGCCTCAAAAAGTGGCGTTTTTGTCCGAATTTCTTTAGCGACAACTAAAAAATACACCAATGACAAAGGAGAAGCTCAACAAGCGACTCAGTGGCATACCGTGTATTTTTCAAACAAACTCGGAAAGATAGCGGCAGATCATTTATCTAAAGGAGCTACCGTTTATGTTTCCGGTGAATTACGCCATTCTGAATGGCAAGATAAGGATAATCAGAAACGTTTTAGTTCAGCGGTTTTTGCGACTGATCTTAAGTTTTTGAGTAAAAAGGTAACTGAAAAAACTGAGTCAACTGAAGATTTTTCTCAGACAATTGAAACAGCGGATTCAGAGCCTTCTGTTAAAAGTTTGTTGCATTATTTGCAATCAGCACTGCAACAACAACCTGCACAAAACTGTGCATAA
- a CDS encoding DUF2165 family protein codes for MFLLESLIGIFALIGVVSMVKNICQAERFEGAKKWVYLACGWGMIIWGIGFFEIGGDWFLTLQGTSLPLFQADAARYISMLLTTFIYLKFSYNAPEAAP; via the coding sequence ATGTTTCTCTTAGAGTCATTGATTGGCATATTCGCATTAATAGGCGTGGTCAGTATGGTAAAAAATATATGCCAAGCTGAAAGATTTGAAGGAGCTAAAAAGTGGGTATATCTAGCATGTGGCTGGGGCATGATTATATGGGGCATTGGTTTTTTTGAAATCGGAGGTGACTGGTTTTTAACGTTGCAAGGAACTAGTCTGCCACTTTTCCAGGCTGATGCTGCACGATATATATCTATGCTGTTAACCACTTTTATTTATTTAAAATTTAGCTACAATGCTCCCGAGGCCGCACCATAA
- a CDS encoding DUF3275 family protein yields MIILSGTLHVNSQNNLLHCSLGRFVIDDGRFHNLPVGKHDGFFEIQKIEATVMQKSQGQVQLGLLAIVRGFSIKTEVNRVAAVEARSVVKRQLPLFVDTDLQDCISKAVTVEASVAETACLTENSENLLNENEPLPETVELDSTLPREQLRQKIAQLQLLGYRFEKDRQLWQRAA; encoded by the coding sequence ATGATTATCTTAAGTGGCACATTGCACGTTAATAGCCAAAACAATCTGCTGCATTGCAGCTTGGGACGCTTTGTCATTGATGATGGTCGTTTTCATAATTTACCTGTCGGAAAGCATGACGGTTTTTTTGAAATCCAAAAGATCGAAGCTACTGTTATGCAAAAATCCCAAGGCCAAGTGCAATTAGGTTTGTTGGCCATTGTGAGAGGATTTTCCATCAAAACAGAGGTCAACCGTGTTGCAGCTGTGGAAGCCAGGAGTGTAGTTAAGCGTCAACTTCCGCTTTTTGTGGACACTGATTTGCAAGACTGCATATCTAAGGCTGTTACGGTTGAAGCTTCGGTGGCTGAAACTGCTTGCTTAACTGAAAACTCGGAAAATCTGCTTAATGAAAATGAGCCGTTGCCGGAAACAGTTGAGTTGGACAGCACCTTACCAAGGGAACAACTTCGTCAGAAAATTGCGCAGTTACAACTGTTGGGCTATCGGTTTGAAAAAGACCGCCAGCTTTGGCAAAGAGCTGCTTAA